A single region of the Streptomyces sp. NBC_00425 genome encodes:
- a CDS encoding DUF262 domain-containing protein, translated as MTTTGLDTQPSATTYELGDLVAQAWNGRIHVPHFQRDFRWGTSDVLRLFDSIVKGYPIGNLLLWVRKTPPRSFTLGQLKIDAPASPDALWVVDGQQRITSLANALSPEGHLHEPFSIYYDLAEKRFIAQPKTREPQHIALPVLFDLKRLLGWFRTEGELVAELFDEADRVATALRQYKVPAYLVRQDDLDILTDIFDRMNNYGKRLNRAEIFSALYAGPEEGAAERLNLSRIADRIATRTGFGTIDTDTVLASILARRGPDPSRDIRNEFTSVGRRTAPEFEDEDQYSAYGEGEEALVRAIAFLQSEAQVPHLALLVYRALLVVMTRFFAHFPEPEPNTRRLLRRLYWRVAVSGPAVFKGSFTQVSRVLCARIRKGDEHGSIMGLMDAMAEAQPSIPTIERFRTNEAAAKIILSSWWSLRPRSLVTGAPFDVQDLSTLLADQKTAGTVAHVIFPRGLTAQQVLYAANRLFLPSAEDPVSEITTLLARRPDHLDDATWEKVLASHTMNRETSQALAGGDREAFLYRRQEIIQQHLAQFLGRMAEWDYEDTPSLDTLDFDTLEELDEPEEMF; from the coding sequence ATGACCACCACAGGCCTGGACACCCAGCCGAGTGCGACCACGTATGAGCTGGGCGACCTCGTTGCCCAGGCGTGGAACGGCAGAATCCACGTCCCGCACTTCCAGCGTGATTTCCGCTGGGGCACCAGTGACGTGCTCCGTCTCTTCGACAGCATCGTCAAGGGCTACCCCATCGGAAACCTTCTCCTCTGGGTTCGCAAGACACCCCCGCGGTCCTTCACGCTGGGCCAGCTGAAGATCGACGCCCCGGCCTCTCCGGACGCCCTCTGGGTGGTGGACGGGCAGCAGCGCATCACCAGTCTCGCCAATGCCCTGAGCCCCGAAGGACACCTCCACGAGCCGTTCTCCATCTACTACGACCTCGCGGAGAAGAGGTTCATCGCTCAGCCCAAGACCCGTGAACCCCAGCACATCGCGTTGCCCGTTCTCTTCGACCTCAAGAGGCTCCTCGGCTGGTTCCGAACCGAGGGGGAACTGGTCGCGGAACTGTTCGACGAGGCTGACCGAGTCGCCACCGCGCTGCGCCAGTACAAGGTGCCCGCGTACCTCGTTCGGCAGGACGATCTCGACATCCTGACCGACATCTTCGACCGTATGAACAACTACGGAAAACGCCTCAACCGGGCAGAGATCTTCTCCGCGCTGTATGCGGGCCCCGAGGAGGGGGCGGCGGAAAGGCTGAATCTCTCCCGGATCGCCGACCGCATCGCGACCAGGACCGGCTTCGGCACCATTGACACGGACACCGTGCTCGCGTCGATCCTCGCGCGTCGGGGGCCGGATCCCTCTCGGGACATCCGTAATGAGTTCACGTCCGTCGGCCGCCGCACCGCTCCGGAGTTCGAGGACGAAGATCAGTACTCCGCATACGGTGAAGGTGAGGAGGCCCTGGTCCGCGCCATCGCATTCCTGCAGAGCGAGGCGCAGGTGCCGCACCTCGCACTCCTCGTCTATCGGGCGTTGCTGGTCGTCATGACCCGCTTCTTCGCCCACTTCCCCGAGCCGGAACCCAACACCCGTCGGCTGCTGCGCCGGCTGTACTGGCGTGTGGCGGTGTCCGGGCCCGCCGTCTTCAAGGGAAGCTTCACCCAGGTGTCGAGGGTGCTGTGCGCCCGAATCCGCAAGGGCGACGAGCACGGTTCGATCATGGGGCTCATGGACGCCATGGCGGAGGCTCAGCCGTCGATTCCGACAATCGAGCGCTTCCGAACCAACGAGGCCGCCGCGAAGATCATCCTCAGCTCGTGGTGGTCCCTGCGTCCCCGCTCTCTGGTCACCGGTGCGCCCTTCGACGTCCAGGATCTGTCGACGCTGCTTGCCGACCAGAAGACCGCCGGCACGGTGGCACACGTGATCTTTCCGCGTGGGCTCACCGCTCAGCAGGTGCTCTACGCGGCGAACCGCTTGTTCCTGCCCAGCGCCGAGGACCCGGTCTCGGAGATCACCACCTTGCTCGCCCGCCGTCCCGATCACCTCGACGACGCCACCTGGGAGAAGGTTCTGGCGTCACACACGATGAACCGGGAGACCAGCCAGGCTCTCGCCGGAGGGGACCGCGAGGCATTCCTGTACCGGCGGCAGGAGATCATCCAGCAGCACCTGGCGCAATTCCTCGGCCGAATGGCGGAGTGGGACTACGAGGACACACCGTCATTGGACACCCTCGACTTCGACACCCTCGAGGAACTCGACGAGCCAGAAGAGATGTTCTGA
- a CDS encoding type II toxin-antitoxin system HipA family toxin, translating to MTTLVETYYAVLLHSRRIGTLCQKGDHTRFVVNESYVTDPQRPVLGLRFEENLRAPYASALRLPRWFSNLLPEGPLREWIADDRGVSLDREMELLAQVGHDLPGAVQVLPAEGPDDGWEWSDSAPAQAGKRPGGAYGFPSDSPWRFSLAGVALKFSMLARGDRLTVPAAGQHGDWLVKFPDYRHADVPRNEFTMMSLAKAAGLDVPDVRLMHRDELDGLPDRMWPNNEQWAYAVRRFDRSRDEHRTPVHIEDFAQVRDKYPQDKYQSTFETVAAIAHRGHDVDSLRETARRIAFSVVVGNGDAHLKNWSLIYRDRRFPSLSPVYDLVSTAPYAPSDEPEDLGLKFGGSKSFGRVRLAAFDRLETALGHRFGPTGARLRDEAVATIEHVRSLWPQYAENLVENPSLRESIGAWIADSARRLLARS from the coding sequence ATGACCACTCTCGTGGAGACGTACTATGCCGTCCTCCTGCACTCCCGCCGGATCGGCACGCTCTGTCAGAAGGGCGACCACACACGTTTCGTCGTCAACGAGTCCTATGTGACCGACCCGCAGCGCCCCGTCCTGGGGTTGCGCTTCGAAGAGAATCTGAGGGCGCCCTACGCTTCTGCGCTGCGGCTGCCCCGCTGGTTCTCCAACCTGCTGCCCGAAGGTCCTCTGCGGGAATGGATCGCCGACGACCGCGGTGTCTCCCTGGACCGTGAGATGGAGCTTCTGGCTCAGGTGGGACACGACCTGCCGGGGGCTGTCCAAGTGCTGCCCGCCGAGGGGCCCGACGATGGTTGGGAATGGTCTGACAGCGCACCTGCACAGGCGGGGAAGCGGCCCGGGGGGGCCTACGGTTTCCCCTCCGACTCGCCGTGGCGGTTCTCCTTGGCCGGCGTCGCCCTGAAGTTCTCGATGCTGGCCAGGGGGGATCGGCTGACGGTACCCGCCGCGGGCCAGCACGGCGACTGGCTGGTCAAATTTCCGGACTACCGCCATGCGGATGTACCGCGCAATGAGTTCACCATGATGTCCCTGGCGAAGGCAGCGGGGCTCGACGTCCCCGACGTACGTCTCATGCACCGCGATGAACTCGACGGCCTTCCCGACCGCATGTGGCCGAACAACGAGCAGTGGGCCTACGCCGTACGCCGTTTCGACCGCTCTCGGGACGAGCACCGCACCCCCGTCCACATCGAGGACTTCGCGCAGGTCCGCGACAAGTACCCGCAGGACAAATACCAGTCCACGTTCGAGACGGTCGCGGCCATCGCCCATCGTGGCCATGACGTCGACTCGCTGCGCGAGACCGCCCGACGCATCGCCTTCTCCGTGGTGGTCGGGAACGGGGACGCCCACCTGAAGAACTGGTCACTGATCTACCGTGACAGGCGGTTCCCGTCCCTCTCCCCGGTGTACGACTTGGTGTCCACCGCCCCCTACGCGCCCAGCGACGAACCGGAGGATCTCGGACTCAAGTTCGGAGGGAGCAAGTCTTTCGGACGAGTCCGACTCGCAGCCTTCGACAGACTTGAAACCGCCCTTGGGCACCGATTCGGACCAACTGGTGCACGTCTGCGGGACGAGGCCGTCGCAACCATCGAACACGTCCGCAGCCTCTGGCCGCAGTACGCGGAGAACCTGGTGGAGAACCCGAGCCTGCGCGAGTCCATTGGGGCGTGGATCGCCGACTCCGCCCGACGCCTGCTAGCCAGGTCCTGA
- a CDS encoding DUF4357 domain-containing protein: MADEYPEFLLTLPNGGPQARGRVLPEKGMNGSLKFLVLAGSPVHPEETPGIPPYPAAQREKLVADGGIRRGSARWQGHWETTRDIECNSPSAAASVVAGRSTDGLAQWRTEEGFPLVDYLGSSWRTPHKTWLVRGSNVSGRDLVKRLWVPDGWVTLSATHLPQVDEADPTKSVLRQYVQEGYDATTSYSQKQTMVDELHCFLTQMRLGDTLCAISDGQLYVGTVTGEAEQVESEGGLSNLRRRAGWRPAGIPYDELPEALQQKLSIQHDVVDLTPVQALVEGLGRSDEELTKEAKAIDRDPSVEIPAIVARREPELPEPTDGLADDLLVHDTAWLREVRDLLADDRQLVLYGPPGTGKTYLALKLAEFLGGGPEQVKLVQFHPSYAYEDFFEGFRPQEDPQTREVAFRLTAGPLRELADLASREGNRHIPHFLIIDEINRANLAKVFGELYFLLEYRNKSVRLTYSGDDFALPPNLFVIGTMNTADRSIALVDAAMRRRFAFVELSPRTEPTRGLLRRWLAREGKDAEPADLLDALNSRIDEADFRIGPSYLMKKGVYREGGLERTWRTKILPLLEEHHYGEGVDIERRYGLAALRESLG, translated from the coding sequence ATGGCCGACGAGTACCCTGAGTTCCTGCTGACCCTGCCGAACGGTGGGCCGCAGGCCCGAGGGCGGGTGTTGCCCGAGAAGGGGATGAACGGAAGTCTGAAGTTCCTCGTCCTCGCGGGCTCGCCCGTGCATCCCGAGGAAACCCCCGGCATCCCGCCGTATCCCGCGGCCCAACGGGAGAAGCTGGTCGCGGACGGCGGCATCCGCAGAGGGTCGGCCCGGTGGCAGGGCCACTGGGAGACGACACGGGACATCGAGTGCAACTCGCCCTCCGCGGCCGCCTCCGTGGTAGCGGGGCGCAGCACAGATGGCCTGGCACAGTGGCGCACGGAAGAAGGCTTCCCTCTCGTCGACTACCTCGGGAGCTCGTGGCGGACCCCGCACAAGACCTGGCTGGTGCGGGGCTCGAACGTGTCGGGCCGCGACCTCGTGAAGCGCCTGTGGGTGCCCGACGGATGGGTGACCCTCTCGGCCACGCATCTACCGCAGGTGGACGAGGCGGACCCCACCAAGAGCGTGCTGCGGCAGTACGTGCAGGAGGGGTACGACGCCACCACCTCGTACAGTCAGAAGCAGACCATGGTGGACGAGCTGCACTGCTTCCTGACCCAGATGCGGTTGGGCGACACCCTCTGCGCCATCTCCGACGGACAGTTGTACGTGGGCACGGTCACCGGTGAGGCCGAGCAGGTCGAGTCCGAGGGTGGACTGTCCAATCTGCGGCGGAGAGCCGGCTGGAGGCCTGCGGGCATTCCGTACGACGAGTTGCCGGAGGCTCTCCAGCAGAAGCTCTCGATCCAGCACGACGTCGTCGACCTGACGCCCGTCCAGGCCCTCGTCGAGGGGCTGGGCCGAAGCGACGAGGAGCTGACGAAGGAGGCCAAAGCCATAGACCGGGATCCGAGTGTCGAGATCCCGGCGATCGTCGCCCGGCGTGAGCCCGAGCTGCCCGAGCCCACGGACGGGCTGGCGGACGACCTCCTCGTGCACGACACCGCGTGGCTGCGCGAAGTGCGTGATCTGCTCGCGGACGACCGTCAGCTGGTGCTCTACGGGCCGCCAGGCACCGGCAAGACGTACCTGGCGTTGAAGCTCGCCGAGTTCCTCGGTGGCGGGCCCGAGCAGGTCAAGCTCGTGCAGTTCCACCCCTCCTACGCCTACGAGGACTTCTTCGAGGGCTTCCGGCCGCAGGAGGACCCGCAGACCAGGGAGGTCGCCTTCCGGTTGACCGCCGGCCCGCTGCGTGAGCTGGCCGACCTGGCCTCCCGCGAGGGCAACCGGCACATCCCGCACTTCCTGATCATCGACGAGATCAACAGGGCCAACCTGGCGAAGGTCTTCGGCGAGCTGTACTTCCTGCTGGAGTACCGCAACAAGTCGGTGCGGCTCACCTACTCCGGTGACGACTTCGCGTTGCCGCCGAATCTCTTCGTCATCGGCACGATGAACACCGCCGACCGGTCCATCGCCCTCGTGGACGCGGCCATGCGCCGTCGCTTCGCCTTCGTCGAACTGTCACCGCGCACGGAGCCGACTCGCGGTCTGCTGCGCCGCTGGCTGGCCAGGGAAGGCAAGGACGCGGAGCCCGCCGACCTGCTCGACGCACTCAACTCCCGTATCGACGAGGCGGATTTCCGCATCGGGCCCTCGTACCTGATGAAGAAGGGCGTCTACCGGGAGGGCGGACTGGAGCGGACCTGGCGGACGAAGATCCTGCCCCTGCTGGAGGAGCATCACTACGGGGAGGGCGTGGACATCGAGAGGCGGTACGGTCTGGCCGCGCTGCGGGAGTCGCTGGGATGA
- a CDS encoding McrC family protein, with amino-acid sequence MTPAVDAVRSVELVEHAPAARLALPDAVGRALAASDIVDAAPDPYVPGFWSLRAGSKVGAVAVTASDGSSPVTVRVTPKVPVARLFFLLGYSLDPKRTWRDGEVEVAEHRDLLPALAHAVERQVDGALRQGLLQGYRAAEESLLVVRGRIREAEQIRRRFGAMLPVELAYDEFTTDIAENRILRAGVERLLRLPGVPRDVRRRLLHQRARLADVTMIVRGQPLPDWLPSRLNARYQHALRLARAVLDGVSAEHTPGGLRIDGFLFDMNRLFEDFVTTALRETFRKRGRGQGPGVHTARLQDPHHLDAAAAIRMRPDLVLYGPDGIPCAVADAKYKAERPGGYPDADLYQMLAYCTALNLREGHLVYAKGNAPHAAHRVRHAGIVIHQHALDLDQEPVGLLAEIEELAERLANTPRV; translated from the coding sequence ATGACGCCCGCAGTGGACGCGGTGCGGTCCGTCGAACTGGTCGAGCACGCGCCGGCGGCCCGTCTCGCCCTGCCGGACGCCGTCGGCCGTGCCCTCGCCGCTTCCGACATCGTGGACGCGGCCCCCGACCCGTACGTGCCCGGGTTCTGGTCACTGCGGGCCGGTAGCAAGGTGGGCGCCGTGGCCGTCACAGCATCGGACGGCAGCTCTCCGGTCACCGTACGCGTCACGCCCAAGGTGCCCGTCGCACGGCTCTTCTTCCTGCTCGGCTACAGCCTCGACCCGAAGCGGACTTGGCGAGACGGGGAAGTCGAGGTCGCCGAGCACCGCGATCTGCTGCCCGCGCTCGCCCACGCCGTGGAGCGGCAGGTGGACGGGGCCCTGCGACAAGGCCTGCTGCAGGGATATCGGGCGGCCGAGGAATCCTTGCTCGTCGTCCGCGGCCGGATCAGAGAGGCCGAACAGATCCGGCGGCGCTTCGGGGCGATGCTGCCGGTCGAGTTGGCATACGACGAGTTCACCACCGACATCGCGGAGAACCGCATCCTGCGCGCGGGCGTCGAGCGTCTCCTTCGGCTGCCCGGTGTGCCGCGCGACGTACGCCGCAGGCTTCTCCACCAGCGTGCCCGGCTCGCCGACGTGACCATGATCGTGCGCGGTCAGCCGCTCCCCGACTGGCTGCCCAGCCGCCTCAACGCCCGGTACCAGCACGCCCTGCGTCTCGCCCGCGCGGTACTGGACGGCGTCTCCGCCGAGCACACGCCCGGCGGGCTGCGCATCGACGGCTTCCTCTTCGACATGAACAGGCTCTTCGAGGACTTCGTGACGACCGCCCTGCGCGAGACCTTCCGGAAGCGGGGCCGGGGCCAGGGTCCGGGCGTCCACACCGCCCGCCTCCAGGACCCGCACCACCTCGACGCCGCCGCCGCGATCCGCATGAGACCGGACCTCGTGCTGTACGGGCCGGACGGCATCCCGTGCGCGGTCGCGGACGCCAAGTACAAGGCCGAGCGGCCGGGCGGCTATCCGGACGCCGACCTCTACCAGATGCTGGCGTACTGCACAGCCCTCAACCTGCGCGAGGGACACCTCGTGTACGCGAAGGGAAATGCCCCGCACGCCGCCCACCGGGTGCGTCACGCGGGCATCGTCATCCATCAGCACGCCCTCGATCTGGACCAGGAACCCGTCGGACTGCTCGCGGAGATCGAGGAGCTGGCCGAGCGGTTGGCGAACACCCCGCGCGTATGA
- a CDS encoding UvrD-helicase domain-containing protein translates to MPQLAFANSFWESYDSLEKPVKAGVRKAMQKFQLLSVPELHADKGLHLESVQNAQDTRMRTIRINDFWRGVVLAPDDGSDVFLLVNVVRHDDAYTWAAKRLYTTNSATRALEVRNVVALEQLTPALEKAAAAAGSLLFAKYSDGVLRELGIDDQVLRAVRTIVDKAQLKAFETLLPEDQCEVLQYLAEGFGPDEVYRDVVAVRRPVDAGPAPEESLAVAIANTKSRITLVSGPEELADILEKPFTAWRVFLHPSQRRVAYRMSYGGPVQITGGPGTGKTVAVLHRVKHLLSRSPDTRVLLTTYTNALAGSLRENLSLLLDGDEALLGRVDVTTVNAYAHGVVTRLDRMSPSPVNDREERQLWQRVVKQLGLPWTEQFLAQEYRHVVLAQDLRTADAYRTTLRRGRGSALPSARRDHLWSAVELFESMLRAQKATTHLKVCARAAELLAGSAPTHDHVVVDEAQDLHPAQWRVLRGAVAPGGDDLFITGDPHQRIYDSKVSLGSMGISVAGRTHRLRINYRSTEEILIWSTGILSPVSVDDLGGEGRDTLAGYRSLLHGRRPHVDGYGSEQAEIAALVERVEGWIAQGIRPSEIGVCARFNVLLDKAYDRLAAAKVPVVRVRDNPGPDADGVRLATMHAMKGLEFRCVAVLGVTASAMPFAREVTPASVDALQRDSDLLRERCLLFVACTRAREALAVTWSGAASSFVPRPNLLTDQAV, encoded by the coding sequence GTGCCGCAGCTCGCGTTCGCCAACAGTTTCTGGGAGAGCTACGACTCACTGGAGAAGCCCGTCAAGGCCGGCGTGCGCAAGGCGATGCAGAAGTTCCAGTTGCTCTCCGTGCCCGAGCTGCACGCGGACAAGGGGCTTCACCTCGAGTCCGTGCAGAACGCGCAGGACACCCGCATGCGGACCATCCGCATCAACGACTTCTGGCGCGGTGTCGTCCTGGCCCCAGACGACGGCAGTGATGTGTTCCTGCTCGTCAACGTCGTACGGCACGACGACGCGTATACCTGGGCAGCCAAGAGGCTGTACACCACGAACTCCGCGACCCGGGCACTCGAAGTCCGCAACGTGGTCGCGCTCGAACAGCTGACTCCGGCGCTGGAGAAGGCGGCCGCCGCCGCCGGCTCCCTGCTCTTCGCGAAGTACTCGGACGGCGTGCTGCGCGAACTGGGCATCGACGACCAGGTGCTGCGCGCGGTGCGGACCATCGTCGACAAGGCGCAGCTCAAGGCGTTCGAGACACTGCTGCCCGAGGACCAGTGCGAGGTGCTCCAGTATCTCGCCGAGGGGTTCGGTCCCGACGAGGTGTACCGGGACGTGGTCGCCGTCCGCCGTCCGGTAGACGCGGGCCCCGCCCCCGAGGAGAGCCTCGCCGTCGCCATCGCCAACACCAAGAGCCGCATCACCCTGGTCAGCGGCCCCGAAGAGCTGGCGGACATCCTGGAGAAACCGTTCACGGCCTGGCGGGTGTTCCTGCACCCCTCGCAGCGGCGGGTCGCCTACCGGATGTCGTACGGCGGTCCGGTCCAGATCACCGGCGGTCCCGGCACGGGCAAGACGGTCGCGGTCCTGCACCGCGTCAAGCACCTCCTCTCCCGCTCGCCCGACACCCGGGTCCTGCTGACCACCTACACGAACGCCTTGGCGGGCTCGCTGCGCGAGAACCTGTCGCTGTTGCTGGACGGGGACGAGGCGCTGCTCGGCCGCGTCGACGTGACCACCGTCAACGCGTATGCGCACGGCGTCGTGACCCGGCTCGACCGCATGTCCCCCTCCCCCGTGAACGACCGGGAAGAGCGGCAGCTGTGGCAGCGGGTCGTCAAGCAGCTGGGACTGCCGTGGACGGAGCAGTTCCTGGCCCAGGAGTACCGGCACGTCGTGCTCGCCCAGGACCTGCGCACCGCCGACGCCTACCGCACAACCCTGCGGCGCGGTCGCGGCAGCGCGCTGCCTTCGGCGCGACGCGATCACCTGTGGTCGGCAGTCGAGCTGTTCGAGTCGATGCTGCGGGCCCAGAAGGCCACCACGCACCTGAAGGTGTGCGCGCGGGCGGCCGAACTCCTTGCCGGGTCGGCGCCCACGCACGACCACGTCGTGGTCGACGAGGCGCAGGACCTGCACCCCGCGCAGTGGCGTGTGCTGCGCGGCGCGGTGGCGCCCGGCGGCGACGATCTGTTCATCACGGGCGACCCGCACCAGCGCATCTACGACTCGAAAGTTTCACTCGGCTCCATGGGCATCTCGGTGGCCGGCCGGACGCACCGTCTGCGGATCAATTACCGCTCGACGGAGGAGATCCTCATCTGGTCGACGGGCATCCTCAGCCCGGTCTCGGTCGACGACCTGGGCGGCGAGGGCAGGGACACCCTGGCCGGTTATCGCTCCCTGCTGCATGGGCGGAGGCCGCACGTGGACGGGTACGGCTCCGAGCAGGCGGAGATCGCCGCGCTCGTCGAGCGCGTCGAGGGCTGGATCGCCCAGGGCATCCGGCCGTCGGAGATCGGTGTGTGCGCACGATTCAATGTGCTGCTCGACAAGGCTTACGACAGGCTGGCCGCGGCCAAGGTCCCGGTGGTCCGGGTCAGGGACAACCCCGGGCCCGACGCGGACGGGGTGCGACTCGCCACCATGCACGCCATGAAGGGGCTGGAGTTCCGCTGTGTCGCCGTCCTGGGTGTGACGGCGAGCGCGATGCCTTTCGCCCGCGAGGTGACGCCGGCCTCCGTGGACGCGCTGCAGCGCGACTCGGATCTGCTGCGAGAGCGGTGCCTGCTGTTCGTCGCGTGCACGCGCGCGCGGGAGGCTTTGGCGGTGACCTGGAGCGGGGCGGCCAGTTCGTTCGTGCCCCGACCGAATCTGCTCACGGACCAGGCGGTCTGA
- a CDS encoding N-6 DNA methylase, with protein sequence MTDAPAPEATPLVTGSEIARLAGVTRAAVSNWRRRYDDFPKPAGGGVNSPLFDLAEVQAWLDRQRKGQDVSVEVQLWQALRGVYGDEMLGGLVDVARLLIEGEARDELPADVVRLARDLAASGGAAQVVNVLAERYTDSVRRTGSDQVTSPRVVRAVRHFAGEVAPDATIFDPACGIGSLLLAVGPEQGPRRCGQESNAHRAMFAQLWADLTGRIDVGIVMGDSLRDDQWTDLQADLVVCDPPVGEPDWGREDLLLDSRWEFGTPSRAEGELAWLQHAYAHTAPGGRVLMVLPASVAYRKAGRRIRAELVRRGILTQVTALPSGTAASHALPVHLWQLRRPRTLGDAVTSVRMVDLTAGDPDASLEPAPEQMAEVPLIDLLDDAVDLTPGRHVEDSHRDYAVEYQTLRRDLTEQVRLLSELLPALVAADGPGSLDGPTVSVADLARAGLVEYGDPEPVSISDQLDTDYLQGFLRSGANTRRSTSNSGTFRLDGKGARIPQMDITEQRRYGAAFRALQEFEERARRVVELSRDAATLARDGLGNGALAPER encoded by the coding sequence ATGACGGACGCTCCGGCCCCAGAGGCCACCCCGCTGGTCACCGGCTCTGAGATCGCCAGGCTGGCGGGCGTCACCCGCGCCGCCGTCTCGAACTGGCGGCGACGTTACGACGACTTTCCCAAGCCGGCCGGCGGGGGCGTCAACAGTCCGCTGTTCGACCTGGCTGAGGTGCAGGCATGGCTGGACAGGCAGCGCAAGGGGCAGGACGTCTCCGTGGAGGTGCAACTCTGGCAGGCGCTGCGCGGAGTGTACGGCGACGAGATGCTCGGTGGGCTCGTGGATGTCGCCCGCCTCCTCATCGAGGGAGAGGCGCGTGATGAGCTTCCGGCGGACGTCGTCCGGCTCGCTCGGGATCTGGCCGCGAGTGGTGGCGCGGCACAGGTGGTGAACGTCCTCGCAGAGCGCTACACCGACTCCGTACGACGGACCGGATCGGACCAGGTCACCTCACCACGGGTCGTCCGTGCCGTACGCCACTTCGCCGGTGAGGTGGCACCTGACGCGACCATCTTCGACCCAGCCTGCGGTATCGGCTCCCTCCTGCTCGCCGTCGGTCCCGAGCAAGGCCCCAGACGATGCGGGCAGGAGTCCAACGCCCACAGGGCCATGTTCGCGCAACTGTGGGCCGACCTCACCGGGCGCATCGACGTCGGCATCGTCATGGGGGACTCCCTGCGTGACGACCAGTGGACGGACCTCCAGGCCGACCTGGTGGTCTGTGACCCCCCAGTCGGTGAACCCGACTGGGGGCGGGAGGATCTGTTGCTCGACTCGCGCTGGGAGTTCGGCACCCCGTCTCGTGCGGAAGGGGAACTCGCCTGGCTGCAGCACGCCTATGCGCACACCGCGCCCGGCGGTCGTGTCCTCATGGTCCTGCCCGCCTCGGTCGCCTACCGCAAAGCGGGCCGCCGTATCCGCGCCGAGCTCGTACGACGGGGCATTCTCACCCAGGTCACCGCCCTTCCGTCCGGCACAGCGGCCTCGCATGCGCTTCCGGTCCACCTCTGGCAGCTGCGCCGCCCGCGGACCCTGGGGGATGCCGTCACCAGCGTCCGCATGGTCGATCTGACGGCGGGCGATCCGGACGCCTCACTGGAACCGGCTCCCGAGCAGATGGCGGAAGTTCCCCTGATCGATCTGCTTGACGACGCCGTGGATCTCACGCCCGGCCGTCATGTCGAGGATTCCCATCGCGACTACGCGGTTGAATATCAGACCTTGCGGCGGGATCTGACCGAGCAGGTGAGGCTGTTGTCGGAGTTGCTGCCAGCGCTGGTCGCGGCCGACGGCCCGGGCTCGCTGGACGGCCCCACTGTCAGCGTCGCCGACCTCGCGCGCGCAGGGCTCGTCGAGTACGGCGATCCGGAACCGGTCTCGATCAGCGACCAGCTCGACACCGACTACCTCCAGGGCTTTCTGCGCAGCGGGGCCAACACCCGGCGCTCCACGAGCAATAGCGGCACCTTCCGTCTTGACGGCAAGGGCGCCCGCATCCCGCAGATGGACATCACCGAGCAACGGCGGTACGGGGCGGCCTTCCGCGCGCTCCAGGAGTTCGAGGAGCGAGCGCGCAGAGTGGTGGAGCTGAGTCGGGACGCGGCGACCCTGGCAAGGGACGGGCTCGGCAACGGCGCGCTCGCCCCGGAAAGGTGA